One Ricinus communis isolate WT05 ecotype wild-type chromosome 7, ASM1957865v1, whole genome shotgun sequence genomic region harbors:
- the LOC107260922 gene encoding uncharacterized protein LOC107260922, with the protein MSDWGPIFVAVILFVLLTPGLLFQVPGRHRCVEFGNFQTSGASIMVHSLLYFALICVFLLAVRIHLYID; encoded by the coding sequence ATGTCGGATTGGGGCCCAATTTTCGTGGCAGTGATCCTGTTTGTACTGTTAACTCCTGGTCTGCTGTTTCAGGTCCCTGGCCGCCATCGCTGTGTCGAGTTTGGCAATTTTCAGACTAGTGGTGCTTCCATTATGGTCCATTCTCTCCTTTACTTTGCTCTTATTTGCGTCTTCTTGCTGGCTGTTAGGATTCATTTATACATCGATTAG
- the LOC8286778 gene encoding uncharacterized protein LOC8286778 gives MADWGPVVIAVVLFVLLSPGLLFQLPGKGRVVEFGNMQTSGLSILVHTIIFFALVTIFLIAIGVHIYTG, from the coding sequence ATGGCAGACTGGGGGCCAGTAGTGATAGCAGTAGTTCTATTTGTGCTGTTAAGTCCAGGATTGTTGTTTCAGTTGCCTGGAAAGGGCAGAGTCGTTGAGTTTGGAAACATGCAGACAAGTGGGTTGTCTATACTGGTTCATACCATCATCTTCTTTGCTCTTGTTACTATCTTCCTTATTGCAATTGGTGTTCACATTTATACAGGAtag
- the LOC8286777 gene encoding uncharacterized protein LOC8286777 isoform X2 → MMRSQEDHQSRVFYELSALVLNLLRSPPSSPSSSSAHFSDQSPSESQRRRRPSLSQISPAGFASLMLGISLALMLCGSVTFFIGFILMPWVLGLVMVFYVAGVVSTISMLGRSFLCHAMTPPSPRKEIPSWKLL, encoded by the exons ATGATGAGAAGTCAAGAAGATCATCAATCAAGGGTATTTTACGAGCTATCAGCTTTGGTTCTTAATTTGTTACGTTCACCTCCGTCGTCGCCGTCGTCGTCGTCGGCTCACTTTTCCGATCAATCTCCGTCAGAGAGTCAGAGGAGGAGGAGGCCATCGTTATCGCAGATCTCGCCGGCGGGATTTGCGTCGTTGATGTTAGGGATATCGCTGGCTTTGATGTTGTGTGGATCGGTAACGTTTTTCATAGGATTTATATTGATGCCATGGGTTCTTGGATTGGTTATGGTGTTTTATGTGGCTGGGGTCGTATCTACTATATCTATGTTAGGTCGTTCCTTTCTTTGCCACGCTATGACTCCTCCTTCTCCAAGAAAGGAGATTCCTT CATGGAAACTTTTGTGA
- the LOC8286777 gene encoding uncharacterized protein LOC8286777 isoform X3 — protein sequence MMRSQEDHQSRVFYELSALVLNLLRSPPSSPSSSSAHFSDQSPSESQRRRRPSLSQISPAGFASLMLGISLALMLCGSVTFFIGFILMPWVLGLVMVFYVAGVVSTISMLGRSFLCHAMTPPSPRKEIPFVNS from the exons ATGATGAGAAGTCAAGAAGATCATCAATCAAGGGTATTTTACGAGCTATCAGCTTTGGTTCTTAATTTGTTACGTTCACCTCCGTCGTCGCCGTCGTCGTCGTCGGCTCACTTTTCCGATCAATCTCCGTCAGAGAGTCAGAGGAGGAGGAGGCCATCGTTATCGCAGATCTCGCCGGCGGGATTTGCGTCGTTGATGTTAGGGATATCGCTGGCTTTGATGTTGTGTGGATCGGTAACGTTTTTCATAGGATTTATATTGATGCCATGGGTTCTTGGATTGGTTATGGTGTTTTATGTGGCTGGGGTCGTATCTACTATATCTATGTTAGGTCGTTCCTTTCTTTGCCACGCTATGACTCCTCCTTCTCCAAGAAAGGAGATTCCTT TTGTCAACTCATAA
- the LOC8286777 gene encoding uncharacterized protein LOC8286777 isoform X1, with product MMRSQEDHQSRVFYELSALVLNLLRSPPSSPSSSSAHFSDQSPSESQRRRRPSLSQISPAGFASLMLGISLALMLCGSVTFFIGFILMPWVLGLVMVFYVAGVVSTISMLGRSFLCHAMTPPSPRKEIPFVISCAIR from the exons ATGATGAGAAGTCAAGAAGATCATCAATCAAGGGTATTTTACGAGCTATCAGCTTTGGTTCTTAATTTGTTACGTTCACCTCCGTCGTCGCCGTCGTCGTCGTCGGCTCACTTTTCCGATCAATCTCCGTCAGAGAGTCAGAGGAGGAGGAGGCCATCGTTATCGCAGATCTCGCCGGCGGGATTTGCGTCGTTGATGTTAGGGATATCGCTGGCTTTGATGTTGTGTGGATCGGTAACGTTTTTCATAGGATTTATATTGATGCCATGGGTTCTTGGATTGGTTATGGTGTTTTATGTGGCTGGGGTCGTATCTACTATATCTATGTTAGGTCGTTCCTTTCTTTGCCACGCTATGACTCCTCCTTCTCCAAGAAAGGAGATTCCTT TTGTGATTTCATGTGCCATAAGATAG